A genomic region of Catalinimonas niigatensis contains the following coding sequences:
- the istB gene encoding IS21-like element helper ATPase IstB, which translates to MNAQTLEQMKQLRLFGMHRAFSTTLETDSINYTNDELIAYLLQSEWDDRHNRKMERLTKAAKFRYKASAEEVLFDAARGLDKNQLQRFFTGEFIRAKENILLTGSTGVGKSYLASAIGHQACSLGYKVRYCNTNKLFTELKTAKADGSYTKEVNKIEKQDLLILDDFGLKPLDATNRHAFMEIIEDRHGKRATIIVSQLPTDVWHQVIGEQTIADAILDRIVHAAYRMNLKGESMRKKMNKKH; encoded by the coding sequence ATGAATGCACAAACCCTTGAACAGATGAAACAGCTTAGGCTCTTCGGTATGCACCGAGCCTTCAGCACCACTTTGGAAACAGATAGCATCAACTACACTAACGATGAGTTGATTGCCTATCTATTGCAGAGCGAATGGGATGATCGCCACAACCGAAAGATGGAACGCTTGACCAAAGCGGCTAAGTTTCGCTACAAGGCCAGCGCAGAAGAAGTACTCTTTGATGCGGCACGTGGCTTGGACAAAAACCAATTACAACGCTTCTTTACTGGCGAGTTCATCCGGGCTAAAGAAAACATCCTGCTGACTGGAAGCACGGGGGTAGGCAAAAGCTATCTCGCCTCAGCTATTGGTCATCAGGCTTGTTCCCTGGGTTACAAAGTTAGGTACTGTAATACCAACAAGCTGTTTACCGAGCTGAAGACCGCCAAAGCTGACGGCTCCTACACTAAAGAGGTCAACAAAATAGAAAAGCAGGACCTGCTGATCTTGGATGACTTTGGCCTCAAACCGTTAGATGCCACCAACCGGCATGCTTTCATGGAGATCATTGAGGATAGGCATGGAAAACGAGCTACCATTATCGTATCCCAGTTGCCTACTGATGTATGGCACCAGGTGATCGGCGAACAAACCATTGCTGATGCTATCTTGGACCGGATCGTACACGCCGCTTATCGCATGAATCTCAAGGGAGAATCAATGAGAAAAAAAATGAATAAAAAACACTAA
- a CDS encoding BamA/TamA family outer membrane protein, which produces MDKSALVIIIFILNLNSGNAQALKWTKEKVNSFLVDTLPAEQPRFLAYPTIAYSPETRWEFGISSLYLYYAKRDTLNRLSELTGFTFITQERQYGFWLDHALYSDQNKWFYLGRFRWQSFPLLYYGIGPFTTEDPLAVVDANYLLFRERVLRRLYKSFYVGIEVDVQRLSNVSFNWEETSGELPLGSQGSTNLGLGLGIVHDDRHNVLNVRKGWFAELAYLRYGIGNNALSFSNLLIENRWYIPTKESEVLAIQLLGQFVGGDVPFNQMALMGGESLMRGYYLGRYRDRAMVAGQVEYRWLPFPFSQRWGAAAFMALGQVAPEVSELQLSRLLPAGGVGVRFLLFKKKDIYTRVDVAFTEEGPGFYFFIGEAF; this is translated from the coding sequence ATGGATAAATCTGCTTTAGTGATTATTATTTTTATATTAAACCTGAACTCCGGAAATGCCCAAGCGCTTAAATGGACAAAAGAAAAAGTAAATAGCTTTTTAGTTGATACCCTTCCTGCCGAACAACCTCGTTTTTTAGCTTATCCTACGATAGCATACTCACCTGAGACCCGCTGGGAATTTGGTATAAGTTCTTTATACCTTTACTATGCGAAACGAGATACACTCAATAGACTTAGCGAACTTACTGGTTTTACTTTCATCACTCAAGAAAGACAATACGGATTTTGGCTTGATCATGCACTTTATTCAGACCAGAATAAATGGTTTTATCTGGGAAGATTTCGTTGGCAGTCTTTTCCTTTACTTTATTATGGTATTGGACCCTTTACTACAGAAGATCCCTTAGCAGTTGTGGATGCAAATTATTTGTTATTTCGTGAACGAGTGCTAAGGCGCTTGTACAAGTCATTTTATGTAGGGATAGAGGTAGATGTACAACGTCTGTCTAATGTATCTTTTAACTGGGAAGAAACATCCGGTGAGCTTCCGCTCGGATCTCAAGGCAGTACCAATTTAGGCTTAGGTCTGGGGATTGTACATGATGACCGTCATAATGTACTTAATGTGAGGAAAGGCTGGTTTGCAGAATTGGCGTATCTGCGTTATGGTATTGGAAATAACGCCCTTTCGTTTTCAAATCTATTAATTGAAAATAGATGGTATATCCCTACAAAGGAATCTGAAGTATTGGCTATACAACTATTGGGTCAATTTGTTGGTGGAGACGTTCCATTCAACCAGATGGCTCTGATGGGCGGGGAAAGCCTCATGCGTGGATATTATCTGGGCAGGTACCGTGACCGTGCTATGGTAGCCGGACAAGTAGAGTATCGCTGGCTACCATTTCCATTTAGTCAACGATGGGGAGCTGCTGCATTTATGGCATTAGGACAGGTGGCACCCGAAGTTTCTGAACTCCAACTGTCTAGACTATTGCCAGCAGGTGGAGTAGGAGTGAGGTTTTTACTTTTTAAAAAGAAGGATATTTATACACGTGTAGATGTGGCTTTTACTGAAGAAGGGCCAGGATTTTACTTTTTTATAGGAGAAGCTTTTTAA
- a CDS encoding YfiR family protein, with translation MKKLLFICLLLCSATFSFAQEYKYHPIFIYNFSKYIEWPSDKASQDFVISVVGNNTAYREMLGIMEKKKTIQNRNLVVKKCENLSEVGQSDVVFVTKYEKVNASDITAKLQRKGTLVITEHDNMAQNGSHINFIITEDSKIGFELNSSSAESAGLKVSNSLAGLAKKTY, from the coding sequence ATGAAAAAACTATTGTTCATTTGCTTACTCTTATGCTCAGCCACTTTTAGTTTTGCACAAGAGTATAAGTATCATCCAATTTTCATCTATAATTTTAGCAAGTATATAGAGTGGCCTTCTGATAAAGCCAGTCAGGATTTCGTCATCAGCGTGGTGGGAAATAATACTGCTTATCGTGAAATGCTAGGTATTATGGAAAAAAAGAAAACTATTCAGAATCGTAATCTGGTAGTTAAAAAATGTGAAAATCTTAGCGAGGTAGGACAAAGTGATGTAGTATTTGTCACTAAGTATGAAAAGGTAAATGCCAGCGATATTACGGCGAAATTACAACGTAAAGGAACCTTAGTGATTACTGAGCATGATAACATGGCTCAAAACGGATCGCATATAAATTTTATAATTACTGAAGATTCAAAAATTGGATTTGAATTAAATAGCAGTTCTGCAGAAAGTGCAGGGCTCAAAGTTTCCAATTCATTAGCTGGTTTAGCTAAAAAGACTTATTGA
- a CDS encoding family 16 glycoside hydrolase, producing the protein MTQQPKLQCIIVVLCLFYSCTEKSDKEKQINTHLPFTTISFNSLASFQETQASNWQTVENVYASRHEEHHLDAEKGSGILVNLPDDQNKSNLYTSFEHGDIEFELDFMMPKGSNSGIYLQGRYEIQLLDSWGKEKLSPGDCGGIYERWNDQTESGYEGIAPTLNAAKAPGLWQNLKVRFQAPRFDQSGKKIANARFLEVILNEATIHKNVEVTGPTRGSFFENESQMGPIVIQGDHGPIAFRDFRYKLYDQEKIQLADMRYKFYQGEFDSFDTLASLTPSKEAATDSLTFKAAGDFDRYAIEFEGILTAPREGDYLFDVRGYGPIRLMINNQLVAENMLAQDMSDAGYGEVNLSEGNHSFTLTFLKNDSPWRKGMSVAYEGPQIPKASLQAKSSVPTPPPPKPLIVIADENVEVQRGFLMHNGVKRTHTITVGTPQHINYALEMSNGALLDGWRGSFVDATDMWHERGEAQLIQPLGSALEFSGKPMLASLESSTAEWPDTLVTDNGPFSYNGYELNSNGLPIYQYHWNNTLIHDLILPDTTIYGLVRELDFQSDSPQNDLYCLLAEGSSIEKLEDGSYAVDDKNYYLILLEAGSSEPIIRNQGNLQQLILAVQSSSQQKVKYSLIW; encoded by the coding sequence ATGACTCAACAACCAAAACTTCAATGTATTATCGTGGTGTTATGCCTTTTTTATTCTTGTACAGAAAAGTCAGATAAAGAAAAACAGATTAACACTCATTTACCGTTTACTACGATTAGCTTTAATTCATTAGCTTCTTTTCAGGAGACTCAAGCAAGTAATTGGCAAACTGTAGAAAATGTATATGCTAGTCGTCATGAAGAGCATCATCTTGATGCCGAAAAAGGCTCAGGAATTTTGGTAAATCTACCTGATGATCAGAACAAATCAAATCTCTATACCTCTTTTGAACATGGTGATATAGAATTTGAGTTAGATTTCATGATGCCTAAAGGATCAAATTCAGGAATTTACCTACAAGGGCGGTATGAAATTCAGCTTTTAGATAGTTGGGGCAAAGAAAAGCTCAGTCCCGGTGACTGTGGGGGTATATATGAACGTTGGAACGATCAAACAGAATCAGGATACGAAGGCATAGCGCCTACTTTAAATGCTGCTAAAGCACCCGGGCTTTGGCAAAATCTCAAAGTTAGATTTCAGGCCCCAAGATTTGATCAGAGTGGAAAAAAAATTGCCAACGCACGATTTCTTGAAGTCATTCTTAATGAAGCAACCATTCATAAAAATGTTGAGGTGACTGGCCCTACAAGAGGATCATTCTTCGAGAATGAATCCCAAATGGGTCCAATCGTAATCCAAGGAGATCATGGCCCTATCGCATTTCGTGATTTTCGCTATAAGCTGTACGACCAGGAAAAAATCCAATTGGCTGATATGCGTTACAAATTTTATCAAGGTGAATTTGACTCATTTGATACTCTCGCCTCCCTTACTCCCAGCAAAGAAGCAGCCACTGATTCTTTAACCTTTAAAGCAGCTGGTGATTTTGATAGGTATGCCATTGAGTTTGAAGGAATACTTACTGCTCCACGGGAAGGGGATTATTTATTTGATGTGAGAGGCTATGGACCTATCAGGTTAATGATTAATAATCAATTGGTAGCGGAAAATATGTTGGCACAGGATATGAGCGATGCTGGTTATGGGGAAGTAAATTTAAGTGAAGGTAATCATAGCTTTACCTTAACATTTCTGAAAAATGACAGTCCGTGGAGAAAAGGGATGAGTGTAGCATATGAAGGTCCCCAGATTCCAAAAGCATCTCTTCAGGCAAAATCCTCAGTACCTACTCCCCCACCCCCTAAACCTCTTATTGTCATTGCTGACGAAAATGTAGAAGTTCAAAGAGGATTTTTAATGCACAACGGAGTAAAAAGAACACATACTATCACTGTAGGAACACCTCAACATATCAATTACGCTTTGGAAATGAGTAATGGAGCCCTCTTGGATGGATGGCGTGGCTCTTTTGTAGATGCTACTGATATGTGGCACGAAAGAGGGGAAGCACAACTTATACAACCTTTAGGTAGCGCATTAGAATTTTCAGGCAAACCCATGTTAGCTAGTTTAGAAAGTTCAACTGCCGAATGGCCAGATACATTAGTAACTGACAATGGTCCATTTTCATATAATGGATATGAGCTTAATTCAAATGGTCTCCCTATTTATCAATATCATTGGAATAATACCTTAATACATGATTTGATTTTACCTGATACTACTATTTATGGATTGGTTAGAGAGCTAGACTTCCAGTCTGATAGCCCACAAAACGATTTGTACTGCTTATTAGCAGAGGGAAGTAGCATAGAAAAACTAGAAGATGGAAGCTATGCTGTTGATGATAAAAATTACTATCTCATATTGTTAGAAGCAGGAAGCAGTGAGCCTATTATACGAAATCAAGGAAATCTCCAGCAATTGATATTAGCTGTACAATCTTCCTCTCAACAAAAAGTAAAATACAGCCTAATCTGGTAA
- a CDS encoding RNA polymerase sigma factor, translating into MDQETQWISEIKKGNIKAFNSVYEFYADKIFYTSVRFHLTQEEAKEMVQNTFLTLWEKRETLNPHLSLNAFLLTITKNRILNFHKRKAIELASLQNYVSYHDIFTNTTEDTVLYTEIEKCTFDFIEALPERKKQIFLLSRKEGLCNDEIASILNVSRRTVENNIYQAELTIRHFLKKNKLLERCFVFILIWLTL; encoded by the coding sequence ATGGACCAGGAAACGCAATGGATTTCTGAAATTAAAAAAGGAAATATCAAAGCCTTTAATTCAGTGTATGAGTTCTATGCGGATAAGATTTTCTACACTTCAGTACGCTTTCATCTAACTCAGGAAGAAGCTAAAGAAATGGTTCAAAATACATTTCTGACGCTCTGGGAAAAGAGGGAAACCCTTAATCCGCATTTATCTCTAAATGCATTTCTTCTTACCATCACCAAAAATAGAATTCTTAATTTCCATAAGAGAAAAGCGATTGAACTGGCCAGTTTACAAAATTATGTTAGCTATCATGATATCTTTACCAACACTACTGAAGATACTGTACTTTACACTGAGATAGAAAAGTGCACCTTTGATTTTATTGAAGCTTTGCCCGAGCGTAAAAAACAAATTTTTCTCCTGAGTAGAAAGGAAGGTCTGTGCAATGATGAGATTGCCAGTATCTTAAATGTGTCGAGGAGAACCGTAGAGAATAATATCTATCAGGCTGAACTCACCATTCGCCATTTTTTAAAAAAGAATAAGCTTTTGGAAAGATGTTTTGTGTTTATTTTAATATGGTTGACGCTTTAG
- the istA gene encoding IS21 family transposase, which produces MANQRIEMRKIKRLFKLYTEGVSKRTISVQLGLSRNTVSKYIDFFGSYQLTAYEVEEMSVEELQTLFLSGQKPKSKRLLTLERYFPYFDRELKKTGVTQHLLWEEYIARHPDGFMLTQFKYWYREWCKQLAPVMHFDHKAGDKLFVDYTGKKLHWVDEYSGEVNEVEVFVSVLGSSQMTYVEASNSQKKEDFISSIENALWFYGGVPRGIVTDNLKSAVTQSSRYEPTLNETFADFAEHYETTILPTRAYKPRDKAIVENTVRIIYNRVFAKIRNTIFYSLTALNQAITELLITHNQMSFRGRDYSRASLFTEVEKDQLRSLPTQRFAMKTYYQGTVHKNGHIYLGKDKHYYSVPFTYIGKKVRIIASQSTVEVYHNQIRIALHRRQGKKYGYTTLEEHMPSSHRFVKKWSSEKFITWAASIGEDCQCYIVKILDTKQHPEQSHKSCLGVLQLEKKVGKERLNNACKRALDYQAYNYKIILRILEKGWDSVEDTSENPPELPPHQNIRGGSYYK; this is translated from the coding sequence ATGGCAAACCAACGAATAGAGATGCGAAAAATAAAACGGTTATTTAAACTCTACACCGAAGGGGTAAGCAAGCGAACGATCAGCGTTCAGTTAGGCCTATCCCGTAATACAGTCAGTAAGTACATTGACTTTTTTGGCTCATACCAACTCACGGCTTATGAGGTGGAAGAGATGAGCGTGGAGGAACTCCAAACTTTGTTCCTTTCGGGTCAGAAGCCCAAGAGTAAACGCTTGCTGACGCTAGAGCGGTACTTCCCTTACTTTGACCGAGAACTCAAGAAGACGGGTGTAACCCAGCATCTGTTGTGGGAAGAATACATCGCCCGTCATCCAGATGGCTTTATGCTCACGCAGTTTAAGTACTGGTACCGTGAATGGTGCAAGCAACTTGCTCCGGTAATGCACTTTGACCATAAAGCCGGGGACAAGCTCTTCGTGGATTATACGGGTAAGAAACTTCACTGGGTAGATGAGTACAGCGGGGAAGTGAACGAGGTGGAGGTGTTTGTCAGCGTACTGGGCAGTAGCCAGATGACCTACGTAGAGGCCAGCAACAGCCAGAAGAAAGAAGACTTCATCAGTAGTATAGAGAACGCGCTGTGGTTCTACGGCGGGGTCCCCCGAGGTATCGTTACTGATAACCTGAAGTCCGCCGTCACTCAGAGTAGTCGCTACGAACCAACGCTTAACGAGACGTTTGCCGATTTTGCTGAGCATTACGAGACGACCATTCTTCCTACTAGAGCTTATAAGCCTCGTGATAAAGCCATCGTTGAAAACACGGTACGCATCATCTATAATCGCGTGTTTGCTAAAATTAGGAACACAATCTTCTACTCTCTTACTGCACTCAACCAGGCTATTACTGAACTCCTAATTACGCATAATCAGATGTCTTTCCGGGGCAGAGACTACTCGCGTGCATCACTCTTCACCGAGGTTGAGAAGGATCAGCTACGTTCCCTGCCGACCCAACGCTTTGCTATGAAAACCTACTATCAGGGTACAGTACACAAGAACGGTCACATTTACCTGGGCAAGGATAAGCACTATTACAGCGTACCATTCACCTACATTGGCAAGAAGGTGCGTATTATCGCCAGCCAAAGTACGGTTGAGGTCTATCACAACCAGATACGTATTGCGCTACATCGCCGACAAGGAAAAAAGTACGGTTACACCACACTAGAGGAGCACATGCCTTCGTCTCACCGTTTTGTCAAAAAATGGAGTAGCGAAAAGTTCATCACTTGGGCCGCATCCATTGGGGAAGACTGCCAGTGCTACATCGTCAAGATACTGGATACCAAACAGCATCCCGAGCAGTCTCATAAGTCTTGTCTGGGGGTGTTGCAACTAGAAAAGAAGGTGGGCAAAGAGCGACTCAACAATGCGTGCAAACGCGCTCTGGATTACCAAGCCTACAATTACAAAATTATCCTGCGCATCCTGGAAAAAGGATGGGATAGCGTGGAAGACACCTCAGAAAATCCACCCGAGTTGCCCCCTCACCAAAATATACGAGGAGGCAGCTATTACAAGTAA
- a CDS encoding IS3 family transposase, producing the protein MKLRYPSEGLRVLCGLFGLTRHAYYKAVKRKEQQDIRDHLMIEKVKKIRQDLPGTGTRRLHHMTISYRKKHGIKMGRDKLHEVLRKADMHISFKKRSTRTTYSDHGYKRYKNLTEGLEITAINQLYVSDITYIPVGSGFAYLSLVTDAYSRKIVGWHLHKSLHAIGSIKALNMALNQKGEHPPYQMIHHSDRGIQYCCNDYIKLLNDNKILVSMTNFPDPLENALAERMHRTLKEEFKLERGFPTFDLALQAVARTIYVYNHKYPHGSLGYLTPNQVHRGRKPGKKKWKKYSRKANQAVLDAMVA; encoded by the coding sequence ATGAAGCTCAGATACCCTTCTGAAGGCTTGAGGGTACTCTGCGGACTGTTTGGCCTCACCAGACATGCCTACTATAAAGCAGTAAAACGTAAAGAACAGCAAGATATAAGAGATCATCTGATGATCGAGAAAGTAAAGAAAATACGCCAGGATCTACCAGGTACCGGGACACGAAGACTACACCACATGACCATATCCTACCGTAAAAAGCATGGTATTAAGATGGGCCGTGATAAACTGCACGAAGTGCTCAGAAAAGCTGATATGCATATTTCTTTCAAGAAAAGAAGTACACGCACAACCTACTCAGATCATGGGTATAAGCGATATAAGAATTTAACTGAAGGACTGGAGATCACAGCTATCAATCAATTGTATGTCTCAGATATCACATATATACCTGTTGGAAGTGGATTTGCTTATTTAAGTCTGGTCACGGACGCATACTCTCGCAAAATAGTAGGATGGCATTTGCATAAGAGTCTTCATGCAATAGGCAGTATTAAAGCCCTAAATATGGCTTTGAATCAAAAAGGTGAGCATCCCCCCTACCAGATGATCCACCATTCGGATCGTGGTATACAATATTGTTGTAATGATTATATCAAGCTCCTCAATGACAACAAAATTTTAGTTTCTATGACCAATTTCCCTGATCCACTAGAAAATGCTCTTGCTGAACGTATGCACAGAACACTCAAAGAGGAATTTAAGCTTGAAAGGGGTTTTCCAACCTTTGATTTAGCTCTACAAGCAGTGGCCAGGACAATTTATGTTTACAACCATAAATATCCACATGGTAGTTTAGGTTACTTGACACCAAATCAAGTACACAGAGGCAGAAAACCAGGTAAGAAGAAATGGAAGAAGTACTCTAGAAAGGCTAATCAAGCAGTGTTGGATGCAATGGTTGCTTAA
- a CDS encoding FecR family protein, with the protein MDRQLLEKFFKGECSGHECNKVLSWYLSGEADQELSEKIETYWKETQRHEKEWGKAFLFESINQQLSTSTKKKTTSLQKKKYKPRQHWKTWSYAAVITLLLGCFAYFYFVLVKASSAPPEAKIADQDVLIIKNTAKGEKLTLVLADSTIVKLNAGSQLSYYKHTPREVFLEGEAFFEVIRDTLHPFQIHSGNILTTVLGTSFNIKAFAEEEIAVSVVSGEVKVAQQDNIAVLDLHLKPGEQAVYSAQDTTFSKNRFDPEDVLSWKEGRLYFKNARFSEVVNALEHWYGVEISVERKGIENGFSGSYTNRSLESVLEGMSFVLNFDYEIHEKHIIIK; encoded by the coding sequence ATGGACCGGCAACTTTTAGAAAAATTCTTTAAAGGAGAATGCTCAGGGCATGAGTGTAATAAAGTGCTTTCCTGGTATCTATCCGGCGAAGCGGATCAGGAATTGTCCGAAAAGATTGAAACGTACTGGAAAGAAACGCAGCGGCATGAAAAAGAGTGGGGAAAAGCTTTTTTATTTGAGTCCATCAACCAACAACTTTCCACCTCCACAAAGAAGAAAACGACTAGTCTTCAGAAAAAGAAATATAAACCAAGGCAACACTGGAAAACCTGGAGTTATGCTGCCGTCATTACACTTCTGCTTGGCTGCTTTGCTTACTTTTATTTTGTGCTGGTCAAGGCCTCTTCTGCACCTCCAGAGGCAAAGATAGCAGATCAGGATGTGCTCATTATAAAAAATACCGCTAAAGGGGAAAAGCTAACGCTTGTTCTGGCTGATAGTACAATAGTGAAACTGAATGCCGGTAGTCAACTGAGCTATTATAAGCATACTCCTCGGGAAGTTTTTCTGGAAGGAGAAGCTTTCTTTGAAGTTATACGAGATACTTTACATCCATTCCAAATCCATAGCGGAAATATTTTAACTACAGTGCTAGGAACGTCCTTCAATATCAAAGCTTTTGCAGAAGAAGAAATAGCAGTATCAGTAGTTTCTGGTGAAGTGAAAGTAGCTCAGCAAGACAATATTGCTGTTCTGGACTTGCACTTAAAACCGGGGGAGCAGGCTGTCTATTCAGCTCAGGATACTACTTTTTCAAAAAACAGATTTGATCCGGAAGACGTCCTATCCTGGAAGGAAGGCCGGCTTTACTTTAAAAATGCCCGCTTTTCTGAAGTTGTTAATGCCCTCGAGCATTGGTATGGTGTTGAGATAAGCGTAGAGCGCAAGGGAATAGAAAACGGATTTAGCGGCTCTTATACCAATCGCTCGCTGGAAAGTGTACTGGAGGGGATGAGTTTTGTGCTCAACTTTGACTATGAAATCCATGAAAAACATATCATCATCAAATAA
- a CDS encoding DUF1153 domain-containing protein, producing MKRKKPYFPLKTKKKAVQLVSVGLLTEDQACQKFKISLKLLHEWQRWYDRYFVQPYQNPTAMARKKLSDKEKIKLLESQLKESQQQAKYEKLKREAYETMINIAEEEFNIQIEKKRGARQSKK from the coding sequence ATGAAACGTAAAAAACCTTATTTCCCTCTCAAAACCAAGAAAAAAGCGGTTCAACTCGTATCTGTAGGACTTCTCACTGAAGATCAAGCCTGTCAAAAATTCAAGATTTCCCTCAAACTCCTCCATGAGTGGCAGCGTTGGTATGATAGATATTTTGTTCAACCCTATCAAAATCCCACTGCTATGGCCAGAAAGAAATTATCTGATAAAGAGAAGATCAAATTACTTGAAAGCCAGCTCAAAGAATCTCAGCAACAAGCCAAATATGAAAAGCTTAAGCGTGAAGCTTATGAAACTATGATTAACATTGCTGAGGAAGAATTTAACATTCAGATTGAAAAAAAGCGTGGCGCCAGACAGTCCAAAAAATGA
- a CDS encoding dihydrolipoamide acetyltransferase family protein: MATFEMVMPRMGESIMEGTILKWLKEEGDFIEQDESVLEVATDKVDTEVPATHSGILKKILIQEGEIAKVGKAIALIENEHANGVEINNEPETIFTESNKIFEKKEQNQQIEENPGKKSKDSERFYSPLVKNIAKEEGISKEELHQINGSGKEGRVTKKDILAYIKSSQKLEDQHTYSGSQVFHKSVPILTNQGDEIIEMDRMRKMIASRMLESKEISAHVSSFVEADVSNIVFWRNQHKDKIKEREGESLTFTPIFIEAVAQAIREYPMINVSVDGNHIIKRKNINIGMAVALQNGNLIVPVIKNADQLSLFGLTKKVNELAQKARNNQLNADDLADGTYTVSNIGSFGNILGTPIIVQPQVAILALGTIVKKPSVIETSTGDAIGIRHKMYLSHSYDHRVVDGALGGMFVKRVADLLESFDPDRVI; this comes from the coding sequence ATGGCAACATTTGAAATGGTTATGCCCCGTATGGGAGAAAGTATTATGGAAGGAACCATCCTGAAATGGTTAAAAGAGGAAGGAGATTTTATTGAGCAAGATGAATCGGTTTTAGAAGTAGCAACTGACAAAGTAGATACTGAAGTTCCGGCCACACATAGCGGAATTCTGAAGAAAATATTAATTCAGGAAGGTGAGATAGCAAAAGTAGGGAAAGCAATCGCACTCATAGAAAATGAGCATGCAAACGGTGTAGAAATAAACAACGAGCCCGAAACTATCTTTACAGAAAGCAATAAAATATTTGAAAAAAAAGAGCAGAATCAGCAAATTGAAGAAAATCCAGGAAAAAAAAGTAAAGACTCTGAAAGGTTTTATTCTCCTTTAGTGAAAAATATTGCAAAAGAAGAAGGAATTAGTAAAGAAGAACTTCATCAAATAAATGGTAGTGGAAAAGAAGGAAGAGTTACTAAAAAAGATATACTGGCTTACATCAAATCCTCACAAAAATTAGAAGATCAACATACTTATTCAGGATCTCAAGTTTTTCATAAATCTGTACCTATCCTAACGAATCAGGGTGATGAGATTATTGAAATGGATCGTATGCGTAAGATGATTGCTAGCAGAATGCTTGAATCCAAAGAAATTTCTGCGCATGTTTCTTCCTTTGTTGAAGCTGATGTTTCCAATATTGTCTTCTGGAGAAATCAGCATAAAGACAAAATTAAAGAAAGGGAAGGTGAATCACTTACCTTCACTCCTATCTTTATAGAAGCTGTTGCTCAAGCTATTAGAGAGTATCCTATGATTAATGTATCAGTGGATGGAAACCATATTATAAAAAGGAAGAATATTAATATTGGTATGGCAGTGGCTTTGCAAAATGGAAATTTGATAGTCCCCGTTATAAAAAATGCCGATCAATTAAGTCTGTTTGGCCTTACAAAGAAGGTTAATGAGTTAGCTCAAAAAGCAAGAAATAATCAATTAAATGCAGATGATCTTGCGGATGGCACCTATACTGTTTCTAATATTGGTTCTTTTGGTAATATTTTAGGCACCCCTATCATTGTTCAACCTCAAGTTGCCATTCTCGCTTTGGGTACTATTGTAAAGAAACCAAGTGTAATTGAAACCTCTACTGGAGATGCAATTGGAATTAGGCACAAAATGTATCTCTCTCATTCTTATGATCATAGAGTGGTTGATGGTGCCTTGGGAGGCATGTTTGTAAAAAGAGTAGCTGATTTACTTGAATCTTTTGATCCTGATAGAGTAATCTAA